The proteins below are encoded in one region of Thermosulfurimonas marina:
- a CDS encoding type II secretion system F family protein — MPVYRYQALSRDGRLVEDEIELSDLRALYRYLREEGLTLVKYSTKTVFPWERVALSKLSRPELAEFCHNLALMVRGGVPLLQALKDLRASTTNPRLRRALGTLLQEIQGGRPLSQGMEREKGIFPGIVRSLTALGEETGRLDQTLEEAAQHLQRIHTIITQTKRAMLYPVLVLVAMTGALLFWLLFVLPKILDIFTQMQISLPWPTRMLLIFTFYFKHYFGYVALLLAGAIVVFVLAYRSSSLVRYTFEKLLLRLPLLSRIKRSSLLAFIFEYLALLLGAGIDILKSFDIMFVNLQSEVGKRIVKELREGVLRGESLRQVSEKIPLFNPLDLRMIGVGEETGRLVEQLRYLARYYYEVVQGMVETLSKILEPVLIVITGLIFLLIAISLIGPIYELISQIR, encoded by the coding sequence ATGCCGGTATACCGGTACCAGGCCCTCTCCCGTGATGGTCGTCTCGTGGAGGATGAAATTGAGCTTTCCGACCTCCGAGCCCTCTACCGCTACTTGCGGGAAGAAGGGCTGACCCTCGTCAAATATTCCACCAAAACGGTTTTTCCATGGGAAAGGGTCGCTCTAAGTAAACTTTCTCGTCCAGAATTGGCCGAGTTTTGTCACAACCTGGCTCTTATGGTACGGGGTGGGGTTCCGCTTTTACAGGCCCTTAAAGATCTGCGGGCTTCGACTACCAATCCTCGCCTGCGTCGGGCCTTGGGGACCCTTCTTCAGGAGATCCAAGGCGGTCGGCCCCTTTCCCAGGGAATGGAGCGGGAAAAGGGGATCTTTCCCGGGATCGTGCGTTCCCTCACGGCCTTAGGGGAAGAGACCGGGCGCCTCGATCAGACCCTGGAAGAAGCCGCTCAGCACCTCCAGCGTATCCACACCATCATCACCCAGACCAAGAGGGCCATGCTCTATCCGGTTTTGGTCTTGGTAGCTATGACCGGGGCCCTCCTTTTTTGGTTGCTCTTCGTCCTTCCCAAAATCCTGGACATCTTTACCCAGATGCAAATAAGTCTCCCCTGGCCCACCCGTATGCTCCTGATCTTCACTTTTTACTTTAAACACTACTTTGGTTATGTAGCCCTTCTGCTGGCCGGAGCCATAGTGGTTTTCGTACTGGCCTATCGCTCTTCTTCTTTAGTCAGATATACTTTTGAAAAACTTCTCCTCCGTCTTCCTTTGCTTTCTCGCATTAAAAGAAGTTCGCTTTTAGCTTTTATCTTCGAATATCTTGCTCTGCTATTGGGAGCAGGGATTGATATTCTAAAAAGTTTTGATATTATGTTTGTAAATTTACAGAGCGAAGTAGGGAAGAGAATTGTTAAGGAGTTGCGTGAGGGGGTCTTGAGAGGCGAGAGCTTACGGCAAGTTTCAGAGAAGATCCCCCTTTTTAATCCTTTGGATCTTCGTATGATAGGTGTGGGCGAGGAAACCGGCCGTTTGGTAGAGCAATTGCGTTATCTTGCCCGTTACTATTATGAAGTGGTCCAAGGGATGGTGGAAACTCTCAGCAAGATCCTCGAGCCGGTCTTGATCGTCATTACCGGTTTAATCTTTCTTTTGATTGCCATTTCTCTCATAGGGCCGATTTATGAACTCATCTCCCAGATTCGATAG
- a CDS encoding tetratricopeptide repeat protein, translated as MEKEASSPPPLSPEERLRGLLTRAEALRTQGRCEEALDLYRQYLEKRPVPEVMNNYAACLWLAGKTKEAEEWFRKSLSLKEDAEVRLNLVLLALARGDEKGACQELKLLDPEKLSASPREIYRRVKNRVICPP; from the coding sequence GTGGAAAAGGAGGCCTCCAGTCCTCCTCCACTCAGCCCCGAGGAACGCCTGCGGGGTCTCCTTACCCGGGCCGAGGCACTGCGGACCCAGGGGCGCTGTGAGGAGGCTCTGGATCTCTACCGGCAATACTTGGAAAAGCGTCCGGTTCCCGAGGTGATGAATAACTATGCGGCCTGTCTCTGGCTGGCCGGGAAGACCAAGGAAGCCGAAGAGTGGTTCCGGAAGTCCCTTTCCCTTAAAGAAGATGCGGAGGTGAGACTCAATCTGGTGCTTCTAGCCTTGGCCCGGGGGGATGAGAAGGGGGCCTGTCAGGAACTGAAACTTCTCGATCCAGAAAAACTTTCTGCCTCGCCTCGCGAGATCTACCGGCGGGTCAAAAATCGGGTAATTTGTCCGCCATGA
- the trmB gene encoding tRNA (guanosine(46)-N7)-methyltransferase TrmB, giving the protein MQGYLNYKRIEKPLRLWPLSVEIGFGNGEFLVRLAREHPEHYFLGIELSGISIEKLLKRIRDLGLTNLFCVRLDAYWAFWFLLSDESVETIYLNYPDPWFKKRHHRRRLTRPDRLWLLARRLRTGGEIRLRTDDRPFLDYTLEVAESLGAFEIRLTEIRPEAPLTKYEAKWLSEGKTLYALSLKKVRPPAEVPHPEIEEVKELFPVRVAHLERLPEVLQRVFRLREGLVLKIFRAWEHGEDRLLEALLAEEDYTQQFMIFIRKRRQGDYLMDVSPFSEVLKTRGLQEALEFLGKELSK; this is encoded by the coding sequence TTGCAGGGATACCTCAATTATAAACGCATAGAAAAACCCTTGAGGCTTTGGCCCCTTTCGGTGGAGATCGGCTTCGGGAACGGAGAATTTCTGGTCCGCCTGGCCCGAGAGCACCCGGAGCACTATTTTCTGGGGATCGAGCTTTCGGGAATCTCCATTGAAAAACTCCTCAAACGTATCCGGGATTTAGGGCTTACTAACCTTTTTTGCGTGCGTCTTGATGCCTACTGGGCCTTCTGGTTTCTCCTTTCCGACGAGTCCGTGGAGACCATCTACCTGAATTACCCGGATCCCTGGTTCAAAAAGCGCCACCACCGGAGGCGGCTTACCCGACCGGACCGCCTCTGGCTCTTGGCCCGGAGGCTGAGGACCGGAGGGGAAATCCGCCTACGCACCGACGATCGGCCCTTTTTGGACTATACCCTAGAGGTGGCCGAGAGCCTCGGGGCCTTTGAGATCCGGCTTACGGAGATCCGTCCCGAGGCCCCGCTCACCAAATATGAGGCCAAGTGGCTTTCGGAGGGCAAGACCCTTTACGCCCTCTCCCTCAAAAAAGTTCGTCCCCCGGCCGAGGTCCCCCATCCCGAAATCGAGGAGGTGAAAGAATTGTTTCCGGTAAGAGTAGCCCACCTTGAACGGCTCCCAGAGGTCCTCCAACGGGTCTTTCGCCTCAGGGAAGGTCTGGTCCTCAAAATCTTTCGGGCCTGGGAGCACGGAGAGGATCGCCTGCTTGAGGCCCTGCTGGCCGAAGAGGACTATACCCAGCAATTCATGATCTTCATCCGTAAGCGCCGGCAAGGGGACTACCTCATGGATGTGTCCCCTTTTAGCGAAGTCCTGAAGACCCGGGGGCTTCAGGAGGCCCTGGAATTCCTGGGAAAAGAGCTTTCGAAATGA
- a CDS encoding GspE/PulE family protein, whose amino-acid sequence MTEKKPIGQILKERGLISEEEIRFALLEQKATGERLGEILIRLGLVTEVEVARVLAEQTGYPFDDLSATFPQPNALLKLPPAFARQREVLPLRIEEGVLWVALPDPFNLPVQEAVVRTSGMRIQPVVAPRSRINRLAERFYYFLESPPERELERLTERLRENPNLEVNMEDLIEKILVVATGRRATDVHITPSEKTSQVFFRIDGVLEPAFVFPRTLHQRLIGAIKVRAGMDIAETRLPQEGRMPFSFLGESYDLRVSTVRTPAGENLVMRILPLGEAVYHLSTLGFTEEEVRLLREVFEAPQGMFLVTGPTGSGKTTTLFAGLRLLNLLEKNVLTAEDPIEYRLPLTRQTQVNEEAGYTFARAIRHFLRQDPDVILVGEVRDEETAEMAVRAALTGHLFLSTLHTNDALSTVHRLKDLGVNPDLLAATLLAVLAQRLVRRICPHCREEYRPPEEFLRYYNLPLEHPYYRGRGCDQCGGRGYLGRTVVAEIFRVNEPIKDLLVANAPLVKVAEEARHQGMRTLREAAREKVLQGITTVEEIRRVVG is encoded by the coding sequence ATGACCGAAAAGAAGCCCATAGGCCAGATTCTCAAAGAAAGGGGCCTTATCTCCGAAGAGGAAATACGCTTTGCCCTCCTCGAACAGAAGGCCACCGGGGAGCGCCTGGGGGAGATCCTCATTCGGCTGGGGCTGGTGACCGAGGTGGAGGTGGCCCGGGTGCTTGCGGAACAAACGGGCTACCCCTTCGACGACCTTTCGGCCACCTTTCCCCAGCCGAACGCCCTTCTGAAACTTCCTCCGGCCTTTGCCCGTCAGAGGGAGGTCCTTCCCCTGAGAATCGAGGAAGGAGTCCTCTGGGTGGCCCTTCCCGATCCTTTTAATCTCCCGGTGCAGGAGGCGGTGGTCCGCACCTCCGGGATGCGCATTCAGCCCGTAGTGGCTCCCCGATCTCGGATTAATCGTTTGGCCGAAAGGTTCTATTACTTCCTGGAAAGTCCTCCGGAAAGAGAGCTTGAGCGCCTGACCGAACGCCTGCGCGAGAATCCTAATTTGGAAGTGAATATGGAGGACCTCATTGAAAAGATTCTGGTAGTGGCCACCGGTCGGCGGGCCACGGATGTGCATATCACTCCCTCGGAAAAGACCTCCCAGGTCTTTTTCCGGATCGACGGGGTCCTCGAGCCGGCCTTCGTCTTTCCCCGAACCCTTCATCAGCGTCTGATCGGGGCCATCAAGGTGCGCGCGGGGATGGATATCGCCGAGACTCGCCTGCCGCAGGAGGGCCGTATGCCCTTTTCCTTTCTCGGGGAATCTTATGACCTGAGGGTCTCTACCGTAAGGACCCCTGCGGGAGAGAACCTGGTGATGCGTATTTTGCCCCTGGGGGAGGCGGTATATCATCTCTCCACTCTGGGCTTTACCGAAGAAGAGGTGCGTCTTCTGCGAGAGGTCTTTGAGGCCCCGCAGGGGATGTTCCTGGTAACCGGCCCCACGGGCTCGGGAAAGACCACCACCCTTTTTGCCGGCTTGCGGCTCCTTAATCTTCTGGAAAAAAACGTCCTCACGGCGGAGGACCCCATCGAGTACCGTTTACCTCTTACCCGCCAGACGCAGGTGAACGAGGAGGCCGGCTACACCTTTGCCCGGGCTATTCGACATTTTCTGCGTCAGGACCCGGATGTCATCCTGGTGGGAGAGGTGCGGGACGAAGAGACGGCGGAGATGGCCGTAAGGGCTGCCCTCACCGGACATCTTTTTCTTTCTACCCTGCACACCAACGACGCCCTCTCCACGGTGCACCGCCTGAAGGACCTGGGGGTGAATCCCGACCTCCTGGCGGCCACCCTGCTGGCGGTCCTGGCCCAACGGCTGGTAAGAAGAATTTGTCCCCACTGTCGGGAGGAGTACCGTCCCCCGGAGGAGTTCCTGCGTTACTATAATCTGCCGCTCGAGCACCCCTACTATCGGGGCCGAGGCTGTGACCAGTGCGGAGGCCGGGGATACCTGGGGCGCACGGTGGTGGCGGAAATCTTTCGGGTGAACGAACCCATCAAGGATTTGCTGGTAGCGAACGCTCCCTTAGTAAAGGTGGCGGAGGAGGCGCGCCACCAGGGGATGCGCACCCTGAGGGAGGCCGCCCGGGAGAAGGTCCTTCAGGGGATCACTACCGTGGAGGAGATCCGGAGGGTGGTGGGTTGA
- a CDS encoding ExeA family protein gives MRYAILRREGFLVLTGEPGLGKTLLIRLLFRELPPEVETAVILTPALGPEELLEAILEDLELPHTGPKENLLRGFRDYLLRLAEGGRTLLLVVDEAQNLPAESLEELRLLSNFETEKGKLLQILLSGQPLLEEKLRRPELSQLAQRITLWERLEPLSPEETLDYVRFRLARAGGAGITFEKRAEKELYRLSRGIPRVINKLMDRTLLVAYAYGRPRISAPMLREAAEAAALTLEIPLEGKRKYFYLILLLFVLILLGMAGYVYFLGG, from the coding sequence TTGCGGTACGCTATTCTGCGGCGGGAAGGTTTTTTGGTACTTACCGGAGAACCCGGGCTGGGAAAGACCCTCCTCATTCGGCTGCTCTTTCGGGAGCTCCCTCCGGAGGTGGAGACCGCGGTGATTCTTACTCCGGCCTTGGGGCCGGAGGAGTTGCTAGAGGCCATTTTGGAGGACCTGGAGCTTCCGCACACCGGTCCCAAAGAGAATCTCCTGCGAGGATTCCGGGACTATCTTCTTCGGCTGGCCGAAGGCGGAAGGACCCTCCTTCTGGTGGTGGACGAGGCCCAGAATCTTCCGGCCGAAAGTCTGGAGGAACTGCGGCTCCTTTCCAATTTCGAGACCGAAAAGGGAAAGCTCCTCCAGATCCTACTTTCCGGGCAGCCCCTTCTTGAGGAAAAGCTTCGCCGTCCAGAACTTTCTCAATTGGCCCAGCGCATTACCCTCTGGGAAAGGCTCGAACCCCTGAGTCCGGAGGAGACCCTGGATTATGTGCGTTTTCGTTTAGCCCGGGCCGGAGGGGCCGGGATCACCTTTGAAAAAAGGGCCGAAAAGGAACTTTACCGCCTCAGCCGGGGTATTCCCCGAGTGATCAATAAACTCATGGACCGGACCCTTTTGGTGGCCTATGCTTACGGCCGCCCGCGGATTTCCGCGCCGATGCTGCGGGAGGCCGCCGAGGCCGCGGCCCTGACCCTGGAAATTCCTTTAGAGGGAAAAAGGAAATATTTTTACCTGATTTTACTTCTTTTTGTCTTAATTCTTCTAGGAATGGCCGGTTATGTCTACTTTTTGGGTGGTTAA
- a CDS encoding bactofilin family protein: MAFKKETSGDLNGYIGSSLKLEGKLFFPGKVRFEGELQGELRGESLIIGEGGKIVGEVEAEEILCAGQVEGKLVCKNLNLKKTARIKGEIFTERLSVEEGARLEGQIRAGEGARTPPSEAEKGAS, encoded by the coding sequence GTGGCCTTCAAAAAGGAGACTTCGGGAGATCTAAACGGTTATATTGGCTCTAGCCTCAAACTGGAGGGTAAACTCTTCTTTCCGGGGAAAGTTCGTTTTGAAGGAGAACTCCAGGGAGAGCTACGGGGAGAAAGCCTTATTATCGGAGAGGGGGGAAAGATCGTCGGGGAGGTGGAGGCCGAAGAGATCCTTTGTGCCGGCCAGGTGGAGGGCAAGCTCGTCTGTAAAAATCTGAATCTCAAAAAAACCGCCCGAATCAAAGGAGAGATCTTTACCGAAAGGCTTTCCGTGGAGGAAGGGGCCCGTCTCGAGGGACAGATCAGGGCCGGAGAGGGGGCTCGAACTCCGCCTTCAGAGGCCGAGAAAGGAGCCTCCTGA
- a CDS encoding TIGR03960 family B12-binding radical SAM protein, which produces MYPLEILLKVKKPVRYLGGEVNAACKPWEEAEVRFCLVYPDLYEIGMSHVGLLLLYLILNSREGFLADRAFAPGRDLEAELRARGLPLLSLEHGRPLRDFDVVGISYPYELCAANIVTVLELSGIPPLSKDRREGDPLILGGGSAMANPEPVADFYDAILFGDGEEALLEIAQVVRDWKTAGGTRAELLEALSKIPGLYVPSFFRPIYEKGVFKGLEPLRPGYERIRRRVIPDLDSVPYPYRPPVPWLATHDRLSLEISRGCTRGCRFCQASSLYRPVRERSVERLCELAEEGLRSTGYEEVSLLSLSAGDYTALEALVRELYRRFSAERVAVSLPSIRVGSLTEGILEVLSRLRRTGLTLAPEAGTERLRRVINKDISEEELFRGAELARVLGWRDLKLYFMIGLPTETDEDLRAIADLVHRLRRQVRDLFVTASVSTFVPKPHTPFQWEAQIGLSETRRRLQLLRGLLRSRGTRLKWHKPEMSFLEGVLSRGDRRLCRVILEAHALGARLDGWTEEFRFEAWLSAASKVGLDLEAFLSARSPETPLPWDHLDCGLSREFLLAERARALAQESSPDCRFARCLKCGVCGKEVKNLLRPQEPSPEPLPELPPAEVAAWYRVGYRKVGPARFFSQLELSRIFERAARRAALPLAFTRGFHPHPRFSFGRALPVGIASEAEVMYLALRETLPPEEVGVRLDKELPEGLSVREVQQVEAPEEAPLEALFEVRLSGKSLPKDLRARLESPLKVFRKGREREVRPAEWVRQVEVREGTLRFFLRLEPGGPRPAEVVAYLLGLSVEEAATYEMRRLA; this is translated from the coding sequence ATGTATCCCTTGGAGATCCTGCTTAAGGTCAAGAAGCCGGTCCGTTATCTGGGAGGGGAGGTCAACGCCGCCTGCAAGCCCTGGGAGGAGGCTGAGGTCCGCTTCTGTCTGGTCTATCCCGACCTTTACGAAATCGGGATGTCCCACGTAGGTCTTCTCCTCCTCTATCTCATCCTGAATAGCCGGGAGGGATTCCTTGCGGATCGGGCCTTTGCCCCGGGTCGGGATCTGGAGGCCGAGCTCCGGGCTCGGGGACTCCCCCTCCTTTCTCTGGAGCACGGCCGTCCCCTTCGGGACTTCGATGTGGTGGGTATCTCTTACCCTTACGAACTCTGTGCGGCCAACATTGTGACCGTACTTGAGCTTTCGGGGATCCCGCCCCTTTCCAAGGATCGCCGGGAGGGAGACCCCTTGATCCTGGGTGGGGGCTCGGCCATGGCCAACCCCGAGCCGGTGGCCGATTTTTACGACGCCATCCTTTTCGGAGACGGAGAGGAGGCCCTTTTGGAGATTGCTCAGGTGGTGCGAGATTGGAAGACGGCCGGAGGAACCCGGGCCGAGCTCCTGGAGGCCCTCTCGAAGATTCCGGGTCTTTATGTGCCTTCTTTTTTCCGGCCCATCTACGAGAAAGGAGTCTTTAAAGGCCTTGAACCCCTAAGGCCGGGCTATGAAAGGATTCGTCGCCGGGTGATCCCCGACTTGGACTCCGTCCCTTATCCCTATCGCCCTCCGGTACCCTGGCTGGCCACCCACGACCGGCTTTCCCTGGAGATCTCCCGGGGTTGCACTCGGGGTTGCCGTTTCTGTCAGGCCAGCTCCCTCTATCGTCCGGTGCGGGAGCGCTCCGTGGAACGGCTCTGTGAGCTGGCCGAAGAGGGGCTGCGCTCTACGGGCTACGAGGAGGTCTCTCTCCTTTCCCTTTCGGCAGGAGACTACACCGCCCTGGAGGCTTTGGTGCGGGAGCTCTACCGGCGCTTTTCCGCAGAGAGGGTGGCCGTGAGTCTCCCTTCCATCCGTGTGGGAAGTCTCACGGAGGGGATCCTGGAGGTCCTCTCCCGCCTCCGACGCACCGGGCTCACCCTGGCCCCGGAGGCAGGTACCGAACGCCTGCGCCGGGTGATCAACAAAGACATCTCGGAGGAAGAGCTTTTTCGGGGGGCGGAGCTGGCCCGGGTCCTGGGCTGGCGCGATCTCAAACTCTATTTCATGATCGGTCTTCCCACGGAAACCGATGAAGATCTCCGGGCCATTGCCGATCTGGTCCATCGCCTACGGCGCCAGGTGCGGGATCTATTCGTGACCGCCTCGGTCTCCACCTTCGTGCCCAAGCCCCATACCCCCTTCCAGTGGGAGGCCCAGATCGGCCTTTCGGAGACCCGAAGACGTCTTCAACTCCTGCGGGGTCTCCTCCGCTCCCGGGGCACGCGTCTTAAGTGGCACAAGCCGGAGATGAGTTTTCTCGAGGGGGTACTTTCCCGGGGAGATCGGCGTCTTTGCCGGGTAATCCTTGAGGCCCACGCCTTGGGGGCCAGGCTCGACGGCTGGACGGAAGAGTTTCGTTTTGAGGCCTGGCTTTCGGCGGCGAGCAAGGTAGGGCTGGATCTGGAGGCCTTCCTTTCCGCCCGGAGCCCGGAAACCCCCCTTCCCTGGGATCACCTGGATTGCGGACTTTCCCGGGAGTTTTTGCTGGCCGAAAGGGCCCGGGCCCTGGCCCAGGAGAGCTCTCCAGACTGCCGCTTCGCAAGGTGTCTTAAGTGTGGGGTCTGCGGAAAGGAGGTTAAAAACCTTCTGAGACCCCAGGAACCCTCCCCTGAGCCCCTTCCCGAACTTCCTCCGGCGGAAGTGGCCGCCTGGTACCGGGTGGGCTATCGCAAGGTGGGCCCGGCCCGGTTTTTTTCTCAGCTTGAGCTTTCCCGTATCTTTGAGCGGGCCGCCCGGAGGGCCGCCTTGCCTCTGGCCTTCACCCGGGGCTTTCATCCCCATCCCCGTTTTTCCTTTGGAAGGGCCCTTCCGGTGGGGATAGCCTCGGAGGCGGAGGTGATGTATCTGGCCTTGAGGGAAACTTTGCCTCCGGAGGAGGTGGGCGTAAGGCTGGATAAGGAACTTCCCGAGGGGCTTTCCGTGCGCGAGGTGCAGCAGGTAGAGGCCCCGGAGGAAGCCCCCCTGGAGGCCCTTTTTGAGGTGAGGCTTTCGGGAAAATCCCTCCCCAAAGACCTTAGGGCCCGCCTGGAGAGCCCTTTAAAGGTCTTTCGCAAGGGAAGGGAAAGGGAGGTGCGGCCTGCGGAATGGGTAAGACAGGTGGAGGTGCGGGAAGGAACTCTGCGCTTCTTTCTGCGCCTTGAGCCCGGGGGTCCGCGTCCGGCGGAGGTGGTGGCCTACCTTTTGGGGCTTTCCGTGGAGGAGGCCGCAACCTACGAGATGCGCCGGCTTGCCTAG
- a CDS encoding DUF429 domain-containing protein has protein sequence MSFCFLGVDLGGEENTWALALDRATLQPLEALSFLKGRPVSLSEVREFAEGNIVLAAALDAPLAFSLEDQKGLRPADRKLREILRETGGDPGWVMSYSALMGLPLRALLLAEALSPMVGTILETHPRAGLFLSLPGLREEVRKYKVRKLSQEEKRQSCRILWRALGKMAADLRKKCAPASPKDPPFPEPPEPSDGLVDALACALTAATYHLFPEGLCFLPPSSRGFGPFVVLFKVPKLSPPPGEG, from the coding sequence ATGAGTTTTTGCTTTCTGGGAGTGGACCTCGGAGGCGAAGAGAACACTTGGGCCCTGGCCCTGGACCGTGCCACCCTGCAGCCCCTTGAGGCCCTTTCTTTTCTGAAAGGACGCCCGGTGAGCCTTTCGGAGGTCCGGGAATTTGCCGAGGGAAATATAGTCCTGGCCGCAGCCCTGGACGCCCCCCTTGCTTTTTCTCTGGAAGATCAGAAGGGACTGCGGCCGGCGGATCGCAAGCTGCGGGAGATCCTCCGGGAGACCGGAGGGGATCCTGGCTGGGTCATGTCCTACAGTGCCCTCATGGGTCTTCCTTTAAGGGCTCTTCTTCTGGCCGAGGCTTTAAGCCCCATGGTGGGGACCATCCTGGAGACCCATCCTCGAGCCGGGCTCTTTCTGAGTCTGCCCGGGCTCCGGGAAGAAGTCCGGAAATATAAAGTCCGCAAGCTTTCCCAAGAGGAAAAAAGGCAAAGCTGTAGGATCCTTTGGAGGGCCTTGGGAAAAATGGCCGCCGATCTCCGGAAAAAGTGCGCCCCGGCCTCGCCCAAGGACCCGCCCTTTCCCGAACCTCCGGAGCCTTCTGACGGTCTGGTGGACGCCCTAGCCTGCGCCCTTACCGCCGCCACCTACCACCTCTTTCCCGAAGGTCTTTGTTTTTTACCTCCCTCCTCCCGCGGCTTCGGCCCCTTCGTGGTCCTCTTTAAAGTTCCCAAGTTAAGCCCACCGCCAGGGGAAGGGTAA
- a CDS encoding NAD(P)H-dependent glycerol-3-phosphate dehydrogenase: MRITVVGAGSWGTALGKVWAEKGHEVRLLARRPALAEAINSRKLNPDYLPEIELPENLKAFIDPGQALTKTEVVVWAVPCQHLREVAQGVRDILPRKIPLISAIKGLEIATFKTPVEILGEIFPENPRGVLSGPSFALEVARGLPTAVVLAFEEESLARELQEALSTSFFRLYRSQDVRGVEICGAVKNVMAIAAGISDGLELGLNARAALITRGLAEMMRLGLTRGAEPFTFSGLAGLGDLVLTCTGRLSRNYTVGYRLGRGEELEEILGSLHQVAEGVYTVKALYRFAQGAGLELPITEGVYQVLYEKEDPRNVLRRLLSRPLKAEFEPPLRP, encoded by the coding sequence ATGAGGATCACCGTGGTCGGGGCCGGAAGCTGGGGTACGGCCCTGGGTAAGGTCTGGGCCGAAAAGGGGCATGAGGTAAGGCTTCTGGCCCGCCGTCCGGCGCTGGCGGAGGCCATCAATTCGCGTAAGCTTAATCCAGACTACCTTCCGGAGATAGAGCTTCCCGAAAACCTTAAGGCCTTCATCGATCCGGGGCAGGCTCTCACGAAGACCGAGGTGGTGGTCTGGGCTGTCCCCTGTCAACATCTGCGGGAGGTGGCCCAGGGGGTTAGAGACATTTTGCCCCGAAAGATTCCTCTGATTTCAGCCATCAAAGGGCTGGAGATAGCCACCTTTAAGACCCCGGTCGAGATCCTAGGGGAAATCTTTCCGGAGAATCCCCGGGGGGTCCTTTCTGGTCCCAGTTTTGCCCTGGAAGTGGCCCGAGGGCTTCCTACGGCCGTGGTTCTGGCCTTTGAGGAGGAATCCCTGGCGCGGGAACTCCAGGAAGCCCTTTCTACCTCCTTCTTTCGGTTATACCGGAGCCAGGATGTGCGGGGGGTGGAAATCTGTGGAGCGGTCAAAAACGTGATGGCCATCGCCGCAGGCATTTCTGACGGACTCGAGCTGGGACTCAATGCCCGGGCGGCCCTTATCACCCGGGGGCTGGCGGAGATGATGCGTCTAGGTTTGACCCGGGGGGCGGAACCTTTTACTTTTTCTGGCCTGGCCGGTCTGGGAGATTTAGTCCTTACCTGTACGGGAAGGCTCTCTCGAAACTATACCGTGGGTTATCGGCTAGGCCGGGGAGAAGAGCTGGAGGAGATCCTGGGCTCCCTCCATCAGGTGGCCGAAGGGGTCTACACGGTAAAGGCCCTTTACCGGTTTGCTCAGGGGGCCGGCCTAGAGCTTCCCATTACCGAGGGGGTCTATCAAGTGCTTTACGAAAAAGAAGATCCGCGGAACGTGCTCAGGAGGCTCCTTTCTCGGCCTCTGAAGGCGGAGTTCGAGCCCCCTCTCCGGCCCTGA